One genomic window of Vespula pensylvanica isolate Volc-1 chromosome 12, ASM1446617v1, whole genome shotgun sequence includes the following:
- the LOC122633442 gene encoding protein eyes shut isoform X3, producing the protein MGRWVHVAKILNDFYGIVLVLATCVTTSVIGESLIQSNCSIDPCMYGICLDNDNSSSSYSCYCIDGYTGINCEINWDDCWSNPCLNGGICTDAVAAYNCTCSEGFIGINCEQKYSECANQPCLNNGTCLDYDGFICQCPDGYSGDYCEIDASVCNDTICKNFGECIEGPGFSFFCRCPAGWTGRLCDEDIDECVTSPCKNGGLCINVPATYTCACLFGFTGKDCDKVILPCDQNLCQNGAVCLLEDNKSVCYCVPDYHGTLCELKYDDCESKSANCENGGTCIDGINSYTCACPPDYSGMICEEYIFSSTSTSFITKSSIEVNDSSVKSTDMSSSESTPTSMGFTSTSPSLYPYPITTLSTTISKTIDHYTKWYPSIETTSATQTDRNVITTSTENASFLTETPLIFVHMSTKKDISESHTVSETRITEEETIPSTSEISIAITEPISYHNFTDGTKISEIDQDNITESFSSMSASTYQQTSKEISSTPPYTTSTIGYHPTVEVTDFNDVRNDTTTRSSRLFTDATTASLDTDDFLGNTTSIQTVFTTEPVEPPTVSTISEGQLSSTLSSTSVIISKSSTTQSLQYSTTMSTIVNANQTTVSLDLENSTLHTKYDQVPIATEQSSTSIECNENSCVTGTNIPSARNVSECNCTEHEEECKSIKSAAFNGKSYARQSINININNGTMSLRIYVKLRTRFKNGIIFHIYFDDERYALIYLESSILKFQFSCGLETMLLGEIDSAINNGFEAEIDMRFEYYIMNKTDKCSARLLVNGTTAVSGEQMLSLREKFPHRATLNLGGIPLAFSHYFPRVAMGFIGCMNSLTVNGIQRNFIHDSTETFQIEECTSFFCLSNPCQNFGACEETNGVVRCHCVAGYTGTLCERSICDENPCSLGATCISSPGTGFICICPLGNHGLFCEEDTIVIRPSFSTLVPGFSSYIAYGVSNSIRDTMELKMKLIPHTVDQISLIAYLGQSGSRQEISDHLSITYVRGYIMLTWDLGSGVRRIFTKTPLTSVSAATAPGIKSHNPHTVHIGRKGRDAWLAIDGTDNVTGQAAGAMSQLDVSPILYIGGHKSKNFEMLPHDLPLHTGFSGCIFDIELRTKDTVFPVTSSSPATGRGVGECHRNECIRHSCKNGAVCLNHGSTYSCICTKDWTGPDCSVAVEKRFSSNLSTCHISN; encoded by the exons ATGGGAag GTGGGTACATGTTGCaaagatattaaatgatttttacggGATCGTACTTGTCTTAGCAACTTGCGTGACAACATCGGTGATAGGCGAATCATTGATACAATCAAACTGTAGCATCGATCCCTGTATGTATGGAATTTGTTTGGATAACGACAACAG CAGTAGCTCTTATTCGTGTTACTGTATCGATGGATATACCGGAATTAATTGCGAAATTAATTGGGACGATTGTTGGTCAAATCCTTGTCTCAATGGTGGAATATGTACGGATGCTGTGGCAGCTTACAATTGTACCTGTTCCGAAGGTTTCATAg GAATAAATTGCGAACAAAAATATAGCGAATGTGCGAATCAACCTTGTCTCAACAATGGTACCTGCCTCGATTACGATGGATTTATATGTCAATGTCCTGATGGATATTCAG GTGATTATTGTGAAATCGATGCTTCGGTCTGTAACGATacgatttgtaaaaatttcgGAGAATGCATCGAAGGACCaggattctctttcttttgtcgaTGTCCAGCAG GATGGACTGGTCGTTTATGTGATGAAGATATTGACGAATGCGTTACTTCGCCATGCAAAAATGGTGGGCTTTGTATAAATGTTCCAGCTACTTACACGTGCGCTTGTTTATTCG gTTTTACCGGTAAAGATTGTGACAAAGTTATTTTACCCTGTGATCAAAATCTTTGTCAAAACGGCGCAGTGTGCTTATTAGAAGACAATAAATCAGTCTGTTACTGCGTACCTGATTATCACGGAACACTGTGCGAACTCAAATATGATGATTGCGAGTCAAAGTCAGCAAATTGCGAAAATGGTGGTACTTGTATCGATGGAATCAATAGTTACACCTGTGCTTGTCCTCCTGACTATAGCGGAATGATTTGCGAAGAGTACATTTTCTCATCGACATCAACATCGTTTATAACAAAAAGTTCGATAGAAGTAAATGATAGTAGCGTTAAGTCAACCGATATGTCTTCATCGGAATCTACACCTACGTCTATGGGATTCACATCTACCAGTCCAAGCCTGTATCCTTACCCAATCACCACATTATCAACGACAATTTCTAAAACTATCGATCATTATACGAAATGGTATCCTTCGATAGAAACAACATCAGCTACGCAGACAGATCGGAACGTAATCACGACCAGTACAGAAAATGCTTCATTTCTTACCGAAACACCATTGATTTTTGTACATATGTCAactaaaaaagatatttccgAGAGTCACACTGTATCAGAAACACGGATTAccgaagaagaaacaattcCTTCCACATCTGAGATTTCCATAGCGATAACAGAACCTATTAGTTATCATAACTTCACGGATGGTACAAAAATATCAGAAATTGATCAAGATAATATTACGGAATCATTTTCATCAATGTCAGCATCGACTTATCAACAAACgagtaaagaaataagtagTACTCCACCATATACAACAAGTACAATTGG ATATCATCCAACAGTAGAAGTGACCGATTTTAATGATGTTAGGAACGATACAACTACCCGATCCAGCCGTTTATTTACTGATGCTACAACGGCATCATTAGATACTGATGATTTTCTGGGAAATACGACTTCAATACAAACTGTTTTTACGACGGAACCTGTAGAACCTCCGACTGTTTCCACGATTTCGGAAGGACAATTGTCATCCACGTTGTCGTCAACGtctgttattatttctaaaagttCAACAACGCAATCTCTGCAGTACAGCACTACTATGAGTACAATTGTAAATGCAAATCAAACTACAGTTAGTCTTGATCTTGAAAATAGTACATTACATACAAAATACGATCAAGTTCCCATTGCGACGGAACAATCGTCAACAAGTATTGAATGCAATGAAAACTCTTGTGTAACTGGAACCAATATACCGTCTGCTCGCAATGTATCGGAA TGCAACTGTACAGAACACGAGGAAGAATGTAAAAGCATTAAAAGCGCGGCTTTTAATGGAAAGTCATATGCAAGACagagtattaatattaacattaataatggTACTATGAGTCTTCGAATTTACGTAAAACTTCGAACCCGTTTCAAAAAtggtataatatttcatatatattttgacgATGAACGTTATgctttaatatatttagaaagtagtatattgaaatttcaattctCGTGTGGTTTGGAAACGATGTTACTTGGCGAGATTGATTCTGCTATTAATAATGGATTTGAAGCGGAGATCGATATGAG atttgaatactatattatgaataaaacTGATAAATGTTCCGCTAGATTGTTAGTAAATGGTACTACAGCCGTAAGCGGCGAACAAATGTTATCATTACGTGAAAAGTTTCCACATCGTGCTACTTTAAATTTAGGTGGCATACCATTGGCATTTTCCCATTATTTCCCTCGTGTAGCTATGGGATTTATTGGTTGCATGAACTCATTGACG GTAAATGGTATccagagaaattttattcatgaTTCTACAGAGACATTTCAAATTGAAGAATGTACGTCATTCTTTTGCTTATCAAATCCATGTCAAAACTTTGGAGCATGTGAGGAAACAAATGGTGTTGTTCGTTGTCATTGCGTTGCGGG TTATACAGGGACATTATGCGAACGTTCAATATGCGACGAGAATCCTTGTTCGCTAGGTGCGACCTGTATAAGTTCACCCGGAACAGGTTTTATTTGCATTTGTCCTCTTGGAAATCATGGACTTTTTTGTGAAGAAG ataCCATTGTTATTCGTCCATCCTTTTCAACTCTGGTACCAGGTTTTTCATCATATATTGCTTATGGTGTTTCAAATTCGATAAGGGACACTATGGAACTTAAAATGAAACTCATTCCACATACTGTAGATCAAATATCTCTCATAGCTTATTTAGGGCAAAGTGGTTCACGCCAAGAAATATCAGATCATCTCTCtataacgtatgtacgtgGTTATATCATGTTAACCTGGGATCTTGGTTCAG GCGTACGCAGAATCTTCACAAAAACACCCCTAACTTCCGTATCAGCTGCAACTGCGCCAGGAATAAAAAGCCATAATCCACATACAGTACATATtggaagaaaagggagagatgCATGGCTTGCTATTGATGGTACAGATAATGTTACTGGCCAAGCAGCTGGTGCTATGTCTCAACTTGATGTGTCTCCTATACTTTACATTG GAGGTCacaaatcaaaaaattttgaaatgcTACCACATGATCTACCTTTACACACTGGTTTCTCTGGATGTATATTTGATATCGAATTACGTACGAAGGATACAGTCTTCCCTGTAACCAGTTCTAGTCCAGCTACTGGACGTGGCGTAGGAGAGTGTCACCGTAACGAATGTATTCGTCATTCCTGTAAAAATGGTGCAGTATGCTTGAATCATGGTTCTACATATAG TTGTATATGCACGAAGGATTGGACGGGTCCGGATTGTTCTGTAGCAGTGGAAAAACGTTTTTCTAGTAATTTATCAACCTGTcatatatcgaattaa
- the LOC122633442 gene encoding protein eyes shut isoform X1, which yields MGRWVHVAKILNDFYGIVLVLATCVTTSVIGESLIQSNCSIDPCMYGICLDNDNSSSSYSCYCIDGYTGINCEINWDDCWSNPCLNGGICTDAVAAYNCTCSEGFIGINCEQKYSECANQPCLNNGTCLDYDGFICQCPDGYSGDYCEIDASVCNDTICKNFGECIEGPGFSFFCRCPAGWTGRLCDEDIDECVTSPCKNGGLCINVPATYTCACLFGFTGKDCDKVILPCDQNLCQNGAVCLLEDNKSVCYCVPDYHGTLCELKYDDCESKSANCENGGTCIDGINSYTCACPPDYSGMICEEYIFSSTSTSFITKSSIEVNDSSVKSTDMSSSESTPTSMGFTSTSPSLYPYPITTLSTTISKTIDHYTKWYPSIETTSATQTDRNVITTSTENASFLTETPLIFVHMSTKKDISESHTVSETRITEEETIPSTSEISIAITEPISYHNFTDGTKISEIDQDNITESFSSMSASTYQQTSKEISSTPPYTTSTIGYHPTVEVTDFNDVRNDTTTRSSRLFTDATTASLDTDDFLGNTTSIQTVFTTEPVEPPTVSTISEGQLSSTLSSTSVIISKSSTTQSLQYSTTMSTIVNANQTTVSLDLENSTLHTKYDQVPIATEQSSTSIECNENSCVTGTNIPSARNVSECNCTEHEEECKSIKSAAFNGKSYARQSINININNGTMSLRIYVKLRTRFKNGIIFHIYFDDERYALIYLESSILKFQFSCGLETMLLGEIDSAINNGFEAEIDMRFEYYIMNKTDKCSARLLVNGTTAVSGEQMLSLREKFPHRATLNLGGIPLAFSHYFPRVAMGFIGCMNSLTVNGIQRNFIHDSTETFQIEECTSFFCLSNPCQNFGACEETNGVVRCHCVAGYTGTLCERSICDENPCSLGATCISSPGTGFICICPLGNHGLFCEEDTIVIRPSFSTLVPGFSSYIAYGVSNSIRDTMELKMKLIPHTVDQISLIAYLGQSGSRQEISDHLSITYVRGYIMLTWDLGSGKSILTTNNGVGAYAPTSAIIIHLCSDIYVGVRRIFTKTPLTSVSAATAPGIKSHNPHTVHIGRKGRDAWLAIDGTDNVTGQAAGAMSQLDVSPILYIGGHKSKNFEMLPHDLPLHTGFSGCIFDIELRTKDTVFPVTSSSPATGRGVGECHRNECIRHSCKNGAVCLNHGSTYSCICTKDWTGPDCSVAVEKRFSSNLSTCHISN from the exons ATGGGAag GTGGGTACATGTTGCaaagatattaaatgatttttacggGATCGTACTTGTCTTAGCAACTTGCGTGACAACATCGGTGATAGGCGAATCATTGATACAATCAAACTGTAGCATCGATCCCTGTATGTATGGAATTTGTTTGGATAACGACAACAG CAGTAGCTCTTATTCGTGTTACTGTATCGATGGATATACCGGAATTAATTGCGAAATTAATTGGGACGATTGTTGGTCAAATCCTTGTCTCAATGGTGGAATATGTACGGATGCTGTGGCAGCTTACAATTGTACCTGTTCCGAAGGTTTCATAg GAATAAATTGCGAACAAAAATATAGCGAATGTGCGAATCAACCTTGTCTCAACAATGGTACCTGCCTCGATTACGATGGATTTATATGTCAATGTCCTGATGGATATTCAG GTGATTATTGTGAAATCGATGCTTCGGTCTGTAACGATacgatttgtaaaaatttcgGAGAATGCATCGAAGGACCaggattctctttcttttgtcgaTGTCCAGCAG GATGGACTGGTCGTTTATGTGATGAAGATATTGACGAATGCGTTACTTCGCCATGCAAAAATGGTGGGCTTTGTATAAATGTTCCAGCTACTTACACGTGCGCTTGTTTATTCG gTTTTACCGGTAAAGATTGTGACAAAGTTATTTTACCCTGTGATCAAAATCTTTGTCAAAACGGCGCAGTGTGCTTATTAGAAGACAATAAATCAGTCTGTTACTGCGTACCTGATTATCACGGAACACTGTGCGAACTCAAATATGATGATTGCGAGTCAAAGTCAGCAAATTGCGAAAATGGTGGTACTTGTATCGATGGAATCAATAGTTACACCTGTGCTTGTCCTCCTGACTATAGCGGAATGATTTGCGAAGAGTACATTTTCTCATCGACATCAACATCGTTTATAACAAAAAGTTCGATAGAAGTAAATGATAGTAGCGTTAAGTCAACCGATATGTCTTCATCGGAATCTACACCTACGTCTATGGGATTCACATCTACCAGTCCAAGCCTGTATCCTTACCCAATCACCACATTATCAACGACAATTTCTAAAACTATCGATCATTATACGAAATGGTATCCTTCGATAGAAACAACATCAGCTACGCAGACAGATCGGAACGTAATCACGACCAGTACAGAAAATGCTTCATTTCTTACCGAAACACCATTGATTTTTGTACATATGTCAactaaaaaagatatttccgAGAGTCACACTGTATCAGAAACACGGATTAccgaagaagaaacaattcCTTCCACATCTGAGATTTCCATAGCGATAACAGAACCTATTAGTTATCATAACTTCACGGATGGTACAAAAATATCAGAAATTGATCAAGATAATATTACGGAATCATTTTCATCAATGTCAGCATCGACTTATCAACAAACgagtaaagaaataagtagTACTCCACCATATACAACAAGTACAATTGG ATATCATCCAACAGTAGAAGTGACCGATTTTAATGATGTTAGGAACGATACAACTACCCGATCCAGCCGTTTATTTACTGATGCTACAACGGCATCATTAGATACTGATGATTTTCTGGGAAATACGACTTCAATACAAACTGTTTTTACGACGGAACCTGTAGAACCTCCGACTGTTTCCACGATTTCGGAAGGACAATTGTCATCCACGTTGTCGTCAACGtctgttattatttctaaaagttCAACAACGCAATCTCTGCAGTACAGCACTACTATGAGTACAATTGTAAATGCAAATCAAACTACAGTTAGTCTTGATCTTGAAAATAGTACATTACATACAAAATACGATCAAGTTCCCATTGCGACGGAACAATCGTCAACAAGTATTGAATGCAATGAAAACTCTTGTGTAACTGGAACCAATATACCGTCTGCTCGCAATGTATCGGAA TGCAACTGTACAGAACACGAGGAAGAATGTAAAAGCATTAAAAGCGCGGCTTTTAATGGAAAGTCATATGCAAGACagagtattaatattaacattaataatggTACTATGAGTCTTCGAATTTACGTAAAACTTCGAACCCGTTTCAAAAAtggtataatatttcatatatattttgacgATGAACGTTATgctttaatatatttagaaagtagtatattgaaatttcaattctCGTGTGGTTTGGAAACGATGTTACTTGGCGAGATTGATTCTGCTATTAATAATGGATTTGAAGCGGAGATCGATATGAG atttgaatactatattatgaataaaacTGATAAATGTTCCGCTAGATTGTTAGTAAATGGTACTACAGCCGTAAGCGGCGAACAAATGTTATCATTACGTGAAAAGTTTCCACATCGTGCTACTTTAAATTTAGGTGGCATACCATTGGCATTTTCCCATTATTTCCCTCGTGTAGCTATGGGATTTATTGGTTGCATGAACTCATTGACG GTAAATGGTATccagagaaattttattcatgaTTCTACAGAGACATTTCAAATTGAAGAATGTACGTCATTCTTTTGCTTATCAAATCCATGTCAAAACTTTGGAGCATGTGAGGAAACAAATGGTGTTGTTCGTTGTCATTGCGTTGCGGG TTATACAGGGACATTATGCGAACGTTCAATATGCGACGAGAATCCTTGTTCGCTAGGTGCGACCTGTATAAGTTCACCCGGAACAGGTTTTATTTGCATTTGTCCTCTTGGAAATCATGGACTTTTTTGTGAAGAAG ataCCATTGTTATTCGTCCATCCTTTTCAACTCTGGTACCAGGTTTTTCATCATATATTGCTTATGGTGTTTCAAATTCGATAAGGGACACTATGGAACTTAAAATGAAACTCATTCCACATACTGTAGATCAAATATCTCTCATAGCTTATTTAGGGCAAAGTGGTTCACGCCAAGAAATATCAGATCATCTCTCtataacgtatgtacgtgGTTATATCATGTTAACCTGGGATCTTGGTTCAGGTAAATCGATATTGACAACTAATAACGGCGTCGGAGCATATGCTCCTACTAGTGCAATTATCATTCATTTGTGCAGTGATATTTATGTAGGCGTACGCAGAATCTTCACAAAAACACCCCTAACTTCCGTATCAGCTGCAACTGCGCCAGGAATAAAAAGCCATAATCCACATACAGTACATATtggaagaaaagggagagatgCATGGCTTGCTATTGATGGTACAGATAATGTTACTGGCCAAGCAGCTGGTGCTATGTCTCAACTTGATGTGTCTCCTATACTTTACATTG GAGGTCacaaatcaaaaaattttgaaatgcTACCACATGATCTACCTTTACACACTGGTTTCTCTGGATGTATATTTGATATCGAATTACGTACGAAGGATACAGTCTTCCCTGTAACCAGTTCTAGTCCAGCTACTGGACGTGGCGTAGGAGAGTGTCACCGTAACGAATGTATTCGTCATTCCTGTAAAAATGGTGCAGTATGCTTGAATCATGGTTCTACATATAG TTGTATATGCACGAAGGATTGGACGGGTCCGGATTGTTCTGTAGCAGTGGAAAAACGTTTTTCTAGTAATTTATCAACCTGTcatatatcgaattaa
- the LOC122633442 gene encoding protein eyes shut isoform X2: protein MGRWVHVAKILNDFYGIVLVLATCVTTSVIGESLIQSNCSIDPCMYGICLDNDNSSSYSCYCIDGYTGINCEINWDDCWSNPCLNGGICTDAVAAYNCTCSEGFIGINCEQKYSECANQPCLNNGTCLDYDGFICQCPDGYSGDYCEIDASVCNDTICKNFGECIEGPGFSFFCRCPAGWTGRLCDEDIDECVTSPCKNGGLCINVPATYTCACLFGFTGKDCDKVILPCDQNLCQNGAVCLLEDNKSVCYCVPDYHGTLCELKYDDCESKSANCENGGTCIDGINSYTCACPPDYSGMICEEYIFSSTSTSFITKSSIEVNDSSVKSTDMSSSESTPTSMGFTSTSPSLYPYPITTLSTTISKTIDHYTKWYPSIETTSATQTDRNVITTSTENASFLTETPLIFVHMSTKKDISESHTVSETRITEEETIPSTSEISIAITEPISYHNFTDGTKISEIDQDNITESFSSMSASTYQQTSKEISSTPPYTTSTIGYHPTVEVTDFNDVRNDTTTRSSRLFTDATTASLDTDDFLGNTTSIQTVFTTEPVEPPTVSTISEGQLSSTLSSTSVIISKSSTTQSLQYSTTMSTIVNANQTTVSLDLENSTLHTKYDQVPIATEQSSTSIECNENSCVTGTNIPSARNVSECNCTEHEEECKSIKSAAFNGKSYARQSINININNGTMSLRIYVKLRTRFKNGIIFHIYFDDERYALIYLESSILKFQFSCGLETMLLGEIDSAINNGFEAEIDMRFEYYIMNKTDKCSARLLVNGTTAVSGEQMLSLREKFPHRATLNLGGIPLAFSHYFPRVAMGFIGCMNSLTVNGIQRNFIHDSTETFQIEECTSFFCLSNPCQNFGACEETNGVVRCHCVAGYTGTLCERSICDENPCSLGATCISSPGTGFICICPLGNHGLFCEEDTIVIRPSFSTLVPGFSSYIAYGVSNSIRDTMELKMKLIPHTVDQISLIAYLGQSGSRQEISDHLSITYVRGYIMLTWDLGSGKSILTTNNGVGAYAPTSAIIIHLCSDIYVGVRRIFTKTPLTSVSAATAPGIKSHNPHTVHIGRKGRDAWLAIDGTDNVTGQAAGAMSQLDVSPILYIGGHKSKNFEMLPHDLPLHTGFSGCIFDIELRTKDTVFPVTSSSPATGRGVGECHRNECIRHSCKNGAVCLNHGSTYSCICTKDWTGPDCSVAVEKRFSSNLSTCHISN, encoded by the exons ATGGGAag GTGGGTACATGTTGCaaagatattaaatgatttttacggGATCGTACTTGTCTTAGCAACTTGCGTGACAACATCGGTGATAGGCGAATCATTGATACAATCAAACTGTAGCATCGATCCCTGTATGTATGGAATTTGTTTGGATAACGACAACAG TAGCTCTTATTCGTGTTACTGTATCGATGGATATACCGGAATTAATTGCGAAATTAATTGGGACGATTGTTGGTCAAATCCTTGTCTCAATGGTGGAATATGTACGGATGCTGTGGCAGCTTACAATTGTACCTGTTCCGAAGGTTTCATAg GAATAAATTGCGAACAAAAATATAGCGAATGTGCGAATCAACCTTGTCTCAACAATGGTACCTGCCTCGATTACGATGGATTTATATGTCAATGTCCTGATGGATATTCAG GTGATTATTGTGAAATCGATGCTTCGGTCTGTAACGATacgatttgtaaaaatttcgGAGAATGCATCGAAGGACCaggattctctttcttttgtcgaTGTCCAGCAG GATGGACTGGTCGTTTATGTGATGAAGATATTGACGAATGCGTTACTTCGCCATGCAAAAATGGTGGGCTTTGTATAAATGTTCCAGCTACTTACACGTGCGCTTGTTTATTCG gTTTTACCGGTAAAGATTGTGACAAAGTTATTTTACCCTGTGATCAAAATCTTTGTCAAAACGGCGCAGTGTGCTTATTAGAAGACAATAAATCAGTCTGTTACTGCGTACCTGATTATCACGGAACACTGTGCGAACTCAAATATGATGATTGCGAGTCAAAGTCAGCAAATTGCGAAAATGGTGGTACTTGTATCGATGGAATCAATAGTTACACCTGTGCTTGTCCTCCTGACTATAGCGGAATGATTTGCGAAGAGTACATTTTCTCATCGACATCAACATCGTTTATAACAAAAAGTTCGATAGAAGTAAATGATAGTAGCGTTAAGTCAACCGATATGTCTTCATCGGAATCTACACCTACGTCTATGGGATTCACATCTACCAGTCCAAGCCTGTATCCTTACCCAATCACCACATTATCAACGACAATTTCTAAAACTATCGATCATTATACGAAATGGTATCCTTCGATAGAAACAACATCAGCTACGCAGACAGATCGGAACGTAATCACGACCAGTACAGAAAATGCTTCATTTCTTACCGAAACACCATTGATTTTTGTACATATGTCAactaaaaaagatatttccgAGAGTCACACTGTATCAGAAACACGGATTAccgaagaagaaacaattcCTTCCACATCTGAGATTTCCATAGCGATAACAGAACCTATTAGTTATCATAACTTCACGGATGGTACAAAAATATCAGAAATTGATCAAGATAATATTACGGAATCATTTTCATCAATGTCAGCATCGACTTATCAACAAACgagtaaagaaataagtagTACTCCACCATATACAACAAGTACAATTGG ATATCATCCAACAGTAGAAGTGACCGATTTTAATGATGTTAGGAACGATACAACTACCCGATCCAGCCGTTTATTTACTGATGCTACAACGGCATCATTAGATACTGATGATTTTCTGGGAAATACGACTTCAATACAAACTGTTTTTACGACGGAACCTGTAGAACCTCCGACTGTTTCCACGATTTCGGAAGGACAATTGTCATCCACGTTGTCGTCAACGtctgttattatttctaaaagttCAACAACGCAATCTCTGCAGTACAGCACTACTATGAGTACAATTGTAAATGCAAATCAAACTACAGTTAGTCTTGATCTTGAAAATAGTACATTACATACAAAATACGATCAAGTTCCCATTGCGACGGAACAATCGTCAACAAGTATTGAATGCAATGAAAACTCTTGTGTAACTGGAACCAATATACCGTCTGCTCGCAATGTATCGGAA TGCAACTGTACAGAACACGAGGAAGAATGTAAAAGCATTAAAAGCGCGGCTTTTAATGGAAAGTCATATGCAAGACagagtattaatattaacattaataatggTACTATGAGTCTTCGAATTTACGTAAAACTTCGAACCCGTTTCAAAAAtggtataatatttcatatatattttgacgATGAACGTTATgctttaatatatttagaaagtagtatattgaaatttcaattctCGTGTGGTTTGGAAACGATGTTACTTGGCGAGATTGATTCTGCTATTAATAATGGATTTGAAGCGGAGATCGATATGAG atttgaatactatattatgaataaaacTGATAAATGTTCCGCTAGATTGTTAGTAAATGGTACTACAGCCGTAAGCGGCGAACAAATGTTATCATTACGTGAAAAGTTTCCACATCGTGCTACTTTAAATTTAGGTGGCATACCATTGGCATTTTCCCATTATTTCCCTCGTGTAGCTATGGGATTTATTGGTTGCATGAACTCATTGACG GTAAATGGTATccagagaaattttattcatgaTTCTACAGAGACATTTCAAATTGAAGAATGTACGTCATTCTTTTGCTTATCAAATCCATGTCAAAACTTTGGAGCATGTGAGGAAACAAATGGTGTTGTTCGTTGTCATTGCGTTGCGGG TTATACAGGGACATTATGCGAACGTTCAATATGCGACGAGAATCCTTGTTCGCTAGGTGCGACCTGTATAAGTTCACCCGGAACAGGTTTTATTTGCATTTGTCCTCTTGGAAATCATGGACTTTTTTGTGAAGAAG ataCCATTGTTATTCGTCCATCCTTTTCAACTCTGGTACCAGGTTTTTCATCATATATTGCTTATGGTGTTTCAAATTCGATAAGGGACACTATGGAACTTAAAATGAAACTCATTCCACATACTGTAGATCAAATATCTCTCATAGCTTATTTAGGGCAAAGTGGTTCACGCCAAGAAATATCAGATCATCTCTCtataacgtatgtacgtgGTTATATCATGTTAACCTGGGATCTTGGTTCAGGTAAATCGATATTGACAACTAATAACGGCGTCGGAGCATATGCTCCTACTAGTGCAATTATCATTCATTTGTGCAGTGATATTTATGTAGGCGTACGCAGAATCTTCACAAAAACACCCCTAACTTCCGTATCAGCTGCAACTGCGCCAGGAATAAAAAGCCATAATCCACATACAGTACATATtggaagaaaagggagagatgCATGGCTTGCTATTGATGGTACAGATAATGTTACTGGCCAAGCAGCTGGTGCTATGTCTCAACTTGATGTGTCTCCTATACTTTACATTG GAGGTCacaaatcaaaaaattttgaaatgcTACCACATGATCTACCTTTACACACTGGTTTCTCTGGATGTATATTTGATATCGAATTACGTACGAAGGATACAGTCTTCCCTGTAACCAGTTCTAGTCCAGCTACTGGACGTGGCGTAGGAGAGTGTCACCGTAACGAATGTATTCGTCATTCCTGTAAAAATGGTGCAGTATGCTTGAATCATGGTTCTACATATAG TTGTATATGCACGAAGGATTGGACGGGTCCGGATTGTTCTGTAGCAGTGGAAAAACGTTTTTCTAGTAATTTATCAACCTGTcatatatcgaattaa